Proteins encoded in a region of the Paucibacter sediminis genome:
- a CDS encoding histone deacetylase family protein: MDTVYNQHHGLHAATHEFFRGRLVPAFEVPARADYVLAAVQASGLGAVREPVDHGLGPLEAVHSPAYLRFVRGAWAEWQQLGGEGDAFPAVWPVRSLRSDVVPASFAARMGLYSMDSGTPLTAGAWEAAYWGAQTTLTALDLVLAGARSAYALTRPPGHHAGADFFGGYCFVNNAAVAAQAARAAGKQRVAILDVDYHHGNGTQAIFYARGDVYYASIHGDPQTEYPFFLGHADETGAGAGLGCNANYPLPAGAGNEQWFEAFERALVALNAYAPELLIVSLGVDTYAGDPISHFKLDQPEFRRIGQALRTLQLPTLFLQEGGYATEAIGHNVVAVLRGFEEGA, translated from the coding sequence ATGGACACCGTCTACAACCAGCACCACGGCCTGCACGCCGCCACGCACGAGTTCTTCCGCGGCCGCCTGGTGCCCGCCTTCGAGGTGCCGGCGCGTGCCGACTATGTGCTGGCCGCCGTGCAGGCCAGCGGCTTAGGCGCGGTGCGAGAGCCGGTGGACCATGGCCTGGGCCCGCTGGAGGCGGTGCACAGCCCGGCCTACCTGCGCTTTGTGCGCGGCGCCTGGGCCGAGTGGCAGCAACTGGGCGGGGAGGGCGATGCCTTCCCGGCCGTCTGGCCCGTCCGCAGCCTGCGCAGCGATGTGGTGCCCGCCAGCTTTGCCGCCCGCATGGGCCTGTATTCGATGGACAGTGGCACGCCGCTGACCGCGGGGGCCTGGGAGGCCGCCTACTGGGGCGCGCAGACCACGCTCACCGCGCTGGACCTGGTGCTGGCCGGCGCGCGCAGCGCCTACGCGCTGACGCGCCCGCCCGGCCACCATGCCGGCGCCGATTTCTTTGGCGGCTACTGCTTCGTCAACAACGCGGCGGTGGCGGCGCAGGCGGCGCGCGCTGCCGGCAAGCAGCGCGTCGCCATCCTGGACGTGGACTACCACCATGGCAATGGCACGCAGGCGATCTTCTATGCGCGCGGCGATGTCTACTACGCCAGCATCCATGGCGATCCGCAGACCGAATACCCCTTCTTCCTCGGCCATGCTGATGAGACCGGCGCCGGCGCGGGCCTGGGCTGCAATGCCAACTACCCGTTGCCGGCGGGTGCCGGCAACGAGCAATGGTTCGAGGCCTTCGAGCGCGCCCTGGTGGCGCTGAACGCCTATGCGCCCGAGCTGCTGATCGTCTCGCTGGGCGTGGATACCTATGCGGGCGACCCGATCTCGCACTTCAAGCTCGACCAGCCCGAGTTCCGCCGCATCGGCCAGGCCCTGCGCACGCTGCAACTGCCCACGCTGTTCCTGCAGGAGGGCGGTTATGCCACCGAGGCCATCGGACACAACGTGGTGGCGGTGCTGCGTGGCTTCGAGGAAGGCGCATGA
- a CDS encoding DNA topoisomerase IV subunit B — translation MATKPSASPTPSSYGEASIRVLKGLEPVKQRPGMYTRTDNPLHTIQEVIDNAADEALAGFGKRIDVIQHLDGSISVADDGRGIPFGLHPEEGVPVVEIVFTRLHAGGKFDKGSGGAYSFSGGLHGVGVSVTNALAKRLEVQVWRDKQVASLAFEAGDVVEPVSARAAASGDRKQGTTVRVWPDAKYFESAELPRGELVHLLRSKAVLMPGVIVTLKNEKSGELQTWSYKGGLRDYLMQTLNADPLIPLFEGEQYATSAESENFAEGEGAGWCVAFTEDGAPMRESYVNLIPTVAGGTHESGLKDGLFGAIKGFIEMHSLLPKGVKLMPDDVFSRASFVLSAKVLDPQFQGQTKERLNSRDALRLVSTYVKPGLELWLNQHVEHGKKLAELVIKQAQTRQRASQKVEKRKGSGVAVLPGKLTDCESRDVLHNEVFLVEGDSAGGSAKMGRNKETQAILPLRGKVLNSWEVERDRLFANNEIHDISVAIGVDPHGKNDSPDLSGLRYGKICILSDADVDGSHIQVLLLTLFLRHFPKLIESGNVYVARPPLFRVDAPARGKKPAAKIYALDEGELSATLDKLRKEGARENSWTISRFKGLGEMSAEQLWDTTLNPETRRLMPIAYGDFDLLQTEESFNKLMGKGEAASRRELMELHGDSVEVDV, via the coding sequence ATGGCAACGAAACCTTCCGCATCACCCACGCCGTCCAGCTATGGCGAAGCCTCGATCCGCGTGCTCAAGGGCCTGGAGCCCGTCAAGCAGCGGCCGGGCATGTACACCCGCACCGACAATCCCCTGCACACCATCCAGGAGGTGATCGACAACGCCGCCGACGAGGCCCTGGCCGGCTTTGGCAAGCGCATCGACGTGATCCAGCATCTCGACGGCTCGATCTCGGTGGCCGACGACGGCCGTGGCATCCCCTTCGGCCTGCACCCCGAGGAGGGCGTGCCGGTGGTGGAAATCGTCTTCACCCGCCTGCATGCCGGCGGCAAGTTCGACAAGGGTTCGGGTGGTGCCTACAGCTTCTCGGGCGGCCTGCATGGCGTCGGCGTGAGCGTCACCAACGCGCTGGCCAAGCGCCTGGAGGTGCAGGTCTGGCGCGACAAGCAGGTGGCCAGCCTGGCCTTCGAGGCCGGCGATGTGGTGGAGCCGGTGAGTGCGCGGGCCGCCGCCAGCGGTGACCGCAAGCAGGGCACGACGGTGCGCGTCTGGCCCGATGCCAAGTATTTCGAGAGCGCCGAACTGCCCCGTGGCGAGCTGGTGCATCTGCTGCGCTCCAAGGCGGTGCTGATGCCCGGCGTGATCGTGACGCTGAAAAACGAGAAGAGCGGCGAGCTGCAGACCTGGTCCTACAAGGGCGGGCTGCGCGACTACCTGATGCAGACGCTCAATGCCGACCCGCTGATCCCGCTGTTCGAGGGCGAGCAGTACGCCACCTCGGCCGAAAGCGAGAACTTCGCCGAGGGCGAGGGCGCCGGCTGGTGCGTGGCCTTCACCGAAGACGGCGCGCCGATGCGCGAGAGCTATGTGAACCTGATCCCCACGGTGGCGGGCGGCACGCATGAGTCGGGCCTGAAGGACGGTCTGTTCGGCGCCATCAAGGGCTTCATCGAGATGCACAGCCTGCTGCCCAAGGGCGTCAAGCTGATGCCCGACGATGTGTTCTCGCGCGCCTCTTTCGTGCTCTCGGCCAAGGTGCTGGACCCGCAGTTCCAGGGCCAGACCAAGGAGCGCCTGAACTCGCGCGACGCGCTGCGCCTCGTCTCCACCTATGTGAAGCCGGGCCTGGAGCTGTGGCTCAACCAGCATGTGGAACATGGCAAGAAGCTGGCCGAGCTGGTGATCAAGCAGGCGCAGACGCGCCAACGCGCCAGCCAGAAGGTGGAAAAGCGCAAGGGCTCGGGCGTGGCCGTGCTGCCCGGCAAGCTCACCGACTGCGAGAGCCGCGATGTGCTGCACAACGAGGTCTTCCTGGTGGAGGGCGACTCGGCCGGCGGCTCGGCCAAGATGGGGCGCAACAAGGAGACCCAGGCGATCCTGCCGCTGCGCGGCAAGGTGCTGAATTCCTGGGAGGTGGAGCGCGACCGCCTGTTCGCCAACAACGAGATCCACGACATCTCGGTGGCGATCGGCGTGGACCCGCATGGCAAGAACGACAGCCCCGACCTCAGCGGCCTGCGCTACGGCAAGATCTGCATCCTGTCGGACGCGGACGTCGACGGCTCGCACATCCAGGTGCTGCTGCTGACCCTGTTCCTGCGCCACTTCCCCAAGCTGATCGAGTCGGGCAACGTCTATGTGGCGCGGCCGCCGCTGTTCCGCGTCGATGCGCCGGCGCGCGGCAAGAAGCCGGCCGCCAAGATCTACGCCCTGGACGAGGGCGAACTCAGCGCTACGCTGGACAAGCTGCGCAAGGAAGGCGCGCGCGAGAACAGCTGGACCATCAGCCGTTTCAAGGGCTTGGGCGAGATGAGCGCCGAGCAGCTCTGGGACACCACGCTGAACCCCGAGACGCGCCGCCTGATGCCCATCGCCTATGGCGATTTCGATCTGCTGCAGACCGAGGAATCCTTCAACAAGCTGATGGGCAAGGGCGAGGCCGCCTCGCGCCGCGAGCTGATGGAGTTGCACGGCGACAGCGTTGAAGTGGACGTCTGA
- a CDS encoding amidohydrolase family protein, with protein sequence MRLLFLALCALGLGNALAQTSPPPFKASPAMSMELRNAQWFDGSEFRRGSLYVEDGRFVAAKPRRVNRRMELKGQYLISPLGEAHNHNLQNEWGYGQFARSYLQDGVFYAAMLCGDPAGVAPVRKLAGGADAPDVAFVTACITSSDGHPLEMLLRPASEGQPAVTLADVADKAVLVMNSPAQVREKWPLVQARKSELIKLVLSYHEREDLRGRPELMGKLGLRAEVAAEIVRMAHASGQRVAAHVDSAADFEAAVRAGVDQIAHLPGYFPHHGDAPESYLLSPASIELAAQRKIAVITTTAATGLFKADADLQARIREVQKRNLQMLRDAGVPLLLGSDVFTGTALAEFRSLAALGVLSPAELLRIATQDTPRAIFPKRRLGCFEPGCDASFLVLAGHPLQDPAAVEQPLLRVKQGRILTLMDDVASTAGGTADTAASKKSPVKSGKKGKASGKPASKPTGRPAVKAASAHKR encoded by the coding sequence ATGCGTCTTCTATTTCTCGCGCTGTGCGCCCTGGGCCTCGGCAATGCCCTGGCGCAAACCAGCCCGCCGCCCTTCAAGGCCAGCCCGGCCATGAGCATGGAGCTGCGCAACGCCCAGTGGTTCGACGGCAGCGAGTTCCGCCGCGGCAGCCTCTATGTGGAAGACGGCCGCTTCGTGGCCGCGAAGCCCAGGCGCGTGAACCGCCGTATGGAACTCAAGGGCCAGTACCTGATCTCCCCGCTGGGCGAGGCGCACAACCACAATCTGCAGAACGAATGGGGCTATGGCCAGTTTGCGCGCAGCTATCTGCAGGACGGCGTGTTCTACGCCGCCATGCTGTGCGGCGACCCGGCCGGCGTGGCGCCGGTGCGCAAGCTGGCCGGCGGCGCCGATGCGCCCGACGTGGCCTTCGTCACCGCCTGCATCACCTCCTCCGACGGCCACCCGCTGGAGATGCTGCTGCGCCCCGCCAGCGAGGGTCAGCCCGCCGTGACCCTGGCCGATGTGGCCGACAAGGCGGTGCTGGTGATGAACAGCCCGGCCCAGGTGCGCGAGAAATGGCCGCTGGTGCAGGCGCGCAAGAGTGAGCTGATCAAGCTGGTGCTCAGCTACCACGAGCGCGAAGACCTGCGTGGCCGCCCCGAGCTGATGGGCAAGCTGGGCCTGCGGGCCGAGGTGGCGGCCGAGATCGTGCGCATGGCGCACGCCTCGGGCCAGCGCGTGGCCGCCCATGTCGACAGTGCCGCCGATTTCGAGGCCGCGGTGCGCGCCGGTGTCGACCAGATCGCCCACCTGCCCGGCTATTTCCCGCATCACGGCGATGCGCCCGAAAGCTATTTGCTGAGCCCGGCCAGCATCGAGCTGGCGGCGCAGCGCAAGATCGCGGTGATCACCACCACTGCCGCCACCGGCCTCTTCAAGGCCGATGCCGATTTGCAGGCGCGCATTCGCGAAGTGCAAAAACGCAATCTGCAAATGCTCAGGGACGCCGGCGTGCCCCTGTTGCTGGGCTCGGATGTGTTCACCGGCACGGCCCTGGCGGAGTTCCGCAGCCTCGCCGCCCTGGGCGTGCTGAGCCCCGCCGAGCTGCTGCGCATCGCCACCCAGGACACGCCCAGGGCGATCTTCCCCAAGCGCCGCCTGGGCTGCTTCGAGCCCGGCTGTGACGCGAGTTTCCTGGTGCTGGCGGGCCATCCGCTGCAGGACCCGGCCGCCGTGGAGCAGCCGCTGCTGCGCGTCAAGCAGGGCCGCATCCTGACCCTGATGGACGATGTGGCGAGCACGGCGGGCGGCACGGCCGACACCGCAGCAAGCAAGAAAAGCCCTGTCAAGAGTGGGAAGAAGGGCAAGGCCAGCGGCAAGCCCGCCAGCAAGCCCACGGGCAGGCCGGCTGTCAAGGCCGCGTCAGCGCACAAACGCTGA
- a CDS encoding CYTH domain-containing protein, whose product MGIEIERKFLVRGEDWKAWPAQLLSQGYLSRDPARTVRVRIAGDAAFLTIKGQSVGASRAEFEYPIPVDDAVALLSLCEGPRVEKLRRVIPYAGMQWEVDEFLGENAGLVVAELELLHADQGFECPPWVGAEVTDDLRYFNSALAAHPFSRW is encoded by the coding sequence ATGGGCATCGAGATCGAGCGCAAATTCCTGGTGCGCGGCGAGGACTGGAAGGCCTGGCCGGCGCAGCTGCTGAGCCAGGGCTATCTGAGCCGCGACCCGGCGCGCACGGTACGCGTGCGCATCGCCGGCGATGCAGCCTTCCTGACCATCAAGGGCCAGAGCGTGGGCGCCAGCCGCGCCGAGTTCGAGTACCCGATCCCGGTAGACGATGCGGTGGCGCTGCTAAGCCTTTGCGAGGGCCCGCGCGTCGAGAAGCTACGCCGCGTGATTCCCTATGCCGGCATGCAATGGGAGGTGGACGAGTTCCTGGGCGAGAACGCCGGCCTCGTCGTCGCCGAGCTCGAGCTGCTGCATGCCGACCAGGGCTTCGAATGCCCGCCCTGGGTGGGTGCCGAGGTCACCGACGATCTGCGCTACTTCAACTCGGCCCTGGCCGCCCACCCCTTCAGCCGCTGGTAG
- the parC gene encoding DNA topoisomerase IV subunit A — MNQNAFDFEDPKPAAPRDGGGADGGDALSLAHYAERAYLEYALSVVKGRALPDVCDGQKPVQRRILYSMERMGLAFTTAAGPKAVKSARVVGDVLGRFHPHGDQAAYDALVRMAQDFSQRYPLIDGQGNFGSRDGDGAAAMRYTEARLAPITRLLLDEIDEGTVDFVPNYDGSTQEPKQLPARLPFVLLNGASGIAVGLATEVPSHNLREVAGAAVALLKNEKLSDAELFTHIPGPDYPGGGQLISPAEDVQAAYRSGRGSLKLRARWKIEDLARGQWQLVVTELPHGTSAQKVLEEIEELSNPKVKAGKKALSQEQLQLKASLLAVLDGVRDESSKDAAVRLVFEPKSRTVEQQELITTLLAHTSLETSAPINLTMIGADGRPTQKSLRQILSEWLGYRMATVLRRTEHRLAKVLDRIHVLEGRQLVLLNIDEVIRIIRNADEPKAALIERFNLSDRQAEDILEIRLRQLARLEAIKIEQELKSLRDEQAKLEDIQGNPSVLKRTVVKEIEGDAKTYGDERRTLIQEEKKAVAEVKIVDEPVTVVVSMKGWVRALKGHEVDAAGLSFKSGDQLYGVFPCRSVDPLIVFGSNGRVYSVPVALLPGGRGDGQPITTLIELESGTQIAHYYAAASSQRLVLAGTGGFGLIAQLGDLVGRQKAGKTFLSLEGEEKPLPPSPVPAGEVLGVPPVVNLACLSLQGRLLTYALDELKHQPKGGRGLTLMDLDPKDALISTAAFTNSLQVLGSGRGGKPKEELLKGAGLASYAGKRARKGKPVEGLQKVLRVLAA; from the coding sequence ATGAACCAGAACGCATTCGATTTTGAAGATCCCAAGCCCGCTGCGCCCCGCGATGGCGGTGGCGCTGACGGTGGCGACGCGCTGAGCCTGGCCCATTACGCCGAGCGCGCCTATCTGGAGTACGCGCTCTCGGTGGTGAAGGGCCGCGCCCTGCCGGATGTCTGCGACGGGCAGAAGCCGGTGCAGCGCCGCATCCTCTATTCGATGGAGCGCATGGGCCTGGCCTTCACCACCGCGGCCGGCCCCAAGGCGGTGAAGAGCGCGCGCGTGGTGGGCGATGTGCTGGGCCGCTTCCACCCGCACGGCGACCAGGCCGCCTACGACGCCCTGGTGCGCATGGCGCAGGACTTCAGCCAGCGCTATCCGCTCATCGACGGCCAGGGCAACTTCGGCAGCCGTGATGGCGACGGTGCCGCGGCGATGCGTTACACGGAAGCGCGGCTGGCCCCCATCACCCGCTTGCTGCTGGACGAGATCGACGAGGGCACGGTGGACTTCGTGCCCAATTACGACGGCTCGACGCAGGAGCCCAAGCAGCTGCCGGCGCGCCTGCCCTTCGTGCTGCTGAACGGCGCCAGCGGCATCGCCGTGGGCCTGGCCACCGAGGTGCCCAGCCACAATCTGCGCGAGGTGGCCGGCGCCGCGGTGGCGCTCTTGAAGAACGAGAAGCTCAGCGACGCGGAGCTGTTCACCCACATCCCCGGCCCCGACTATCCCGGCGGCGGCCAGCTCATCAGCCCGGCCGAGGACGTCCAGGCCGCCTACCGCAGCGGCCGCGGCAGCCTGAAGCTGCGTGCGCGCTGGAAGATCGAGGACCTGGCGCGCGGCCAGTGGCAGCTGGTGGTGACCGAGCTGCCGCATGGCACCAGCGCGCAGAAGGTGCTGGAGGAGATCGAGGAGCTCTCCAACCCCAAGGTCAAGGCCGGCAAGAAGGCGCTTTCGCAGGAACAGCTGCAGCTCAAGGCCTCGCTCCTGGCGGTGCTGGACGGCGTGCGCGATGAATCGAGCAAGGACGCCGCGGTGCGCCTGGTGTTCGAGCCCAAGAGCCGCACGGTGGAGCAGCAGGAGCTCATCACCACGCTGCTGGCCCACACCAGCCTGGAGACCAGCGCGCCGATCAACCTGACCATGATCGGCGCCGACGGCCGGCCCACGCAGAAGAGCCTGCGCCAGATCCTGAGCGAATGGCTGGGCTACCGCATGGCCACGGTGCTGCGCCGCACCGAGCATCGCCTGGCCAAGGTGCTGGACCGCATCCATGTGCTGGAGGGCCGGCAGCTGGTGCTGCTGAACATCGACGAGGTGATACGCATCATCCGCAACGCGGACGAGCCCAAGGCGGCGCTGATCGAACGCTTCAATCTGAGCGACCGCCAGGCCGAGGACATCCTGGAAATCCGCCTGCGCCAGCTGGCGCGGCTGGAGGCCATCAAGATCGAGCAGGAGCTCAAGAGCCTGCGCGACGAGCAGGCCAAGCTGGAAGACATCCAGGGCAACCCCAGCGTGCTCAAGCGCACCGTGGTGAAGGAGATCGAGGGCGACGCCAAGACCTATGGCGACGAGCGCCGCACCCTGATCCAGGAAGAGAAGAAGGCGGTGGCCGAGGTCAAGATCGTCGACGAGCCCGTCACCGTGGTGGTGAGCATGAAGGGCTGGGTGCGCGCGCTCAAGGGCCATGAGGTGGATGCCGCCGGCCTGAGCTTCAAGTCGGGCGACCAGCTCTACGGCGTGTTCCCCTGCCGCAGCGTCGATCCGCTGATCGTGTTCGGCAGCAATGGCCGCGTCTACTCGGTGCCGGTGGCCCTGCTGCCCGGCGGGCGTGGCGATGGCCAGCCCATCACCACCCTGATCGAGCTGGAGTCGGGCACCCAGATCGCGCATTACTACGCCGCGGCGAGCAGCCAGCGCCTGGTGCTGGCCGGCACCGGCGGCTTCGGCCTGATTGCCCAGCTGGGCGATCTGGTGGGCCGCCAGAAGGCCGGCAAGACCTTCCTCAGCCTGGAGGGCGAGGAGAAGCCCTTGCCGCCCAGCCCCGTTCCGGCCGGTGAGGTCTTGGGCGTGCCCCCTGTTGTCAATTTGGCCTGCCTGTCCCTGCAGGGCCGCCTGCTGACCTACGCGCTGGACGAGCTCAAGCACCAGCCCAAGGGCGGGCGCGGCCTGACCCTGATGGACCTGGACCCCAAGGACGCGCTCATCAGCACCGCAGCCTTCACCAACAGCCTGCAGGTGCTGGGCTCGGGCCGCGGCGGCAAGCCCAAGGAAGAGCTGCTCAAGGGGGCAGGTCTTGCCAGCTACGCCGGCAAGCGCGCCCGCAAGGGCAAGCCCGTGGAGGGCTTGCAGAAGGTGCTGCGCGTGCTGGCCGCCTGA
- a CDS encoding alpha/beta hydrolase family protein produces the protein MKLPGHALRARCLATLCALTALLSPVAQAQDARPPGAGIPAEDFFRLPQYGRAQLSPDGRYLAVVASPAGRRTQLTVIDLQNLGNSRVLVGMDDSDIHRVQWVNKQRLVFDVAQLQEATDKPIAHGLWAVDVDGGQFKQLINASSSVPKVNMEGIAELKNSLIKERREELLPWNWQLLRVLDDGSDDVIIEHHSFDGLGEFRSTSVARLDTRNGRKRQILDQAPDNVYDWLLDGQGRAVAATAIAKDQYTMHLAGADGKTWTPWRSGNRFDAKDAFWFDVGPKGDLFLIGPAPDGRGDNKVLLRFDPKQAATPPQVLLNIKGYDFSGELVFDPQTGALLGVHYEGESLDSVWFDAGMKALQAEVDKALGATVNRIYCRDCLHSNVVLVQSNSDRQPTIFSLYQRDSKQLKPLMLARPWIKTEAMAAREPLRIAARDGLSLPITVTRPKSTAKQALPTVVLVHGGPFVRGNHWEWSDTAQFLASRGYLVIEPDFRGSAGYGSRHLRAGWKQWGLAMQDDVADATQWAIAKGLADPKRICIAGASYGGYAAMMGLIKNPELFRCGINWVGVSDLKLVFSSLNSDQGALGLSYDLPLMIGDPLKDGERLDATSPLKQAARLKQPLLMAYGAADRRVPMEHGVKMRDALAAAGNQQVEWVLYPQEGHGWRAIETQKDFWGRVERFLQRHIGAAAP, from the coding sequence ATGAAACTGCCAGGCCATGCCCTGCGCGCTCGCTGTCTCGCAACCCTGTGCGCCCTCACGGCGCTGCTGAGCCCGGTGGCCCAGGCACAGGACGCTCGCCCGCCCGGTGCGGGCATTCCCGCCGAGGATTTCTTTCGCCTGCCTCAGTACGGCCGGGCGCAGCTCTCGCCCGATGGCCGCTATCTGGCCGTGGTGGCCTCGCCCGCCGGCCGGCGCACCCAGCTCACCGTGATCGACCTGCAGAACCTGGGCAACTCGCGCGTGCTGGTGGGCATGGACGACAGCGACATCCATCGCGTGCAATGGGTCAACAAGCAGCGCCTGGTGTTCGACGTGGCACAGCTGCAGGAGGCCACCGACAAGCCGATCGCCCATGGTTTGTGGGCCGTCGACGTCGATGGCGGTCAGTTCAAGCAGCTGATCAACGCCAGTTCCTCCGTACCCAAGGTGAATATGGAGGGCATCGCCGAGCTGAAGAACTCGCTCATCAAGGAGCGCCGCGAGGAGCTGCTGCCCTGGAACTGGCAGCTGCTGCGCGTGCTGGACGACGGCAGCGACGACGTCATCATCGAGCACCACAGCTTCGACGGCCTGGGCGAATTTCGCTCCACCAGCGTGGCCAGGCTGGACACGCGCAACGGCCGCAAGCGCCAGATCCTGGACCAGGCCCCCGACAACGTCTACGACTGGCTGCTGGATGGCCAGGGCCGCGCCGTGGCAGCCACCGCGATCGCGAAAGACCAGTACACCATGCATCTGGCCGGCGCCGATGGCAAGACCTGGACCCCGTGGCGCAGCGGCAACCGCTTCGATGCCAAGGACGCCTTCTGGTTCGACGTCGGGCCCAAGGGCGATCTGTTCCTGATCGGGCCGGCCCCCGACGGTCGGGGCGACAACAAGGTGCTGTTGCGTTTCGATCCCAAGCAGGCCGCCACGCCGCCCCAGGTGCTGCTGAACATCAAGGGTTACGACTTCAGCGGCGAGCTGGTCTTCGATCCGCAGACGGGCGCGCTGCTGGGTGTGCATTACGAGGGCGAGTCGCTCGACAGCGTCTGGTTCGACGCCGGCATGAAGGCCTTGCAGGCCGAGGTCGACAAGGCCCTCGGCGCCACCGTCAACCGCATCTACTGCCGAGATTGCCTGCACAGCAATGTCGTGCTGGTGCAGTCCAACTCCGACCGCCAGCCCACCATCTTCAGCCTCTACCAGCGCGACAGCAAACAGCTCAAGCCGCTGATGCTGGCGCGGCCCTGGATCAAGACCGAAGCGATGGCGGCGCGCGAGCCGCTGCGCATCGCGGCGCGCGACGGGCTCAGCCTGCCCATCACGGTGACGCGGCCCAAGTCCACCGCCAAGCAGGCCCTGCCCACCGTGGTGCTGGTGCATGGCGGCCCCTTTGTGCGCGGCAACCATTGGGAGTGGAGCGACACCGCGCAGTTCCTGGCCTCGCGTGGCTATCTGGTGATCGAGCCCGATTTCCGCGGCAGCGCCGGCTATGGCAGCAGGCATCTGCGCGCCGGCTGGAAGCAATGGGGCCTGGCCATGCAGGACGACGTGGCCGACGCCACGCAATGGGCCATCGCCAAGGGCCTGGCCGATCCCAAGCGCATCTGCATCGCCGGTGCCAGCTATGGCGGTTATGCCGCGATGATGGGCCTGATCAAGAACCCGGAACTGTTCCGCTGCGGCATCAACTGGGTGGGCGTGTCGGACCTGAAGCTGGTGTTCAGCTCGCTCAACAGCGACCAGGGCGCGCTGGGGCTCAGCTACGACCTGCCGCTGATGATCGGCGACCCGCTCAAGGACGGCGAGCGCCTCGACGCCACCTCACCGCTCAAGCAGGCCGCCAGGCTCAAGCAACCGCTGCTGATGGCCTACGGTGCGGCCGACCGCCGCGTGCCCATGGAGCATGGCGTGAAGATGCGCGACGCCCTGGCCGCCGCCGGCAACCAGCAGGTGGAGTGGGTGCTCTACCCGCAGGAAGGCCACGGCTGGCGCGCCATCGAGACCCAGAAGGATTTCTGGGGCCGAGTGGAGCGCTTCCTGCAGCGCCATATCGGCGCTGCCGCGCCCTGA
- a CDS encoding GNAT family N-acetyltransferase, producing the protein MSTIASPRVHLRPTMLSDLDFVVSVEQDSANRPFITPWERTQHEGAIRFPDSRHFIVELGDASERAGFVILQGCRNPHGSVELKRIVLQSKGRGLGRACVRLLKKLAFTQLHAHRFWLDVKALNTRALQLYASEGFVEEGRLRESVRVSIEGADGYDSLIVMAMLDREYQARLALGEEGA; encoded by the coding sequence ATGAGCACCATCGCCTCGCCCCGCGTGCATCTGCGCCCGACCATGCTGTCCGATCTGGACTTCGTGGTCTCGGTGGAGCAGGATTCGGCAAACCGCCCCTTCATCACCCCCTGGGAGCGCACCCAGCACGAGGGCGCGATCCGCTTTCCGGACAGCCGCCATTTCATCGTGGAGCTCGGTGATGCGAGTGAGCGCGCCGGCTTTGTGATCCTGCAGGGCTGTCGCAATCCGCATGGCTCGGTAGAGCTCAAGCGCATCGTCTTGCAATCCAAGGGCCGCGGCCTGGGGCGTGCCTGCGTGCGCCTGCTCAAGAAGCTGGCTTTTACACAGCTGCATGCGCACCGTTTCTGGCTGGATGTGAAGGCGCTCAACACCCGCGCGCTGCAGCTCTATGCCAGCGAGGGTTTCGTGGAGGAGGGCCGTTTGCGCGAAAGCGTGCGCGTCAGCATCGAGGGCGCGGACGGCTACGACAGCCTGATCGTGATGGCGATGCTGGACCGCGAGTACCAGGCCCGCCTGGCGCTGGGCGAAGAGGGCGCGTGA
- a CDS encoding FxDxF family PEP-CTERM protein has product MKLKPLVAAAALALSSVSSFAVGSLDPISPSASFSNTVTGSFSDTWTFNLGTASIVAASITNVAITFGSSTFGEIANFSALLNGVPLLLGGSSQSSNGVTVATQILAGSTTLPAGFYQLKVSGTAVGATASYGGNIVATPVPEPETYAMLLAGLGVVGFLARRRQNV; this is encoded by the coding sequence ATGAAATTGAAACCCCTCGTTGCCGCGGCGGCGCTGGCCCTGAGTTCCGTCAGTTCCTTTGCTGTCGGTTCGCTGGACCCGATATCGCCCAGCGCGTCCTTTTCCAACACGGTGACCGGCTCGTTCAGCGACACCTGGACCTTCAATCTGGGCACCGCCTCCATCGTCGCTGCCTCGATCACCAACGTTGCCATCACCTTCGGTAGTTCGACCTTTGGCGAGATTGCCAATTTCTCGGCGCTGCTGAACGGCGTGCCCTTGCTGCTGGGCGGCAGCTCTCAATCGAGCAATGGCGTGACCGTGGCCACGCAGATCCTGGCGGGTAGCACCACGCTGCCGGCTGGCTTCTATCAGCTGAAGGTGTCCGGTACCGCGGTGGGCGCAACGGCCTCCTATGGTGGCAATATCGTCGCCACCCCGGTGCCCGAGCCCGAAACCTATGCCATGCTGCTGGCGGGCCTGGGCGTGGTGGGCTTTCTGGCGCGCCGCCGCCAAAACGTCTGA